The Oscillospiraceae bacterium genome includes the window GCCGATGCGGCGGTCGACACCCAGCAAGTTACCCTCGTTGCCGCTCAACATACCGATGCGGATCTCCTCATTGCCGAATTTCCGCGCGAGCCATTCGCCCACCAGTGTTCCAATGGCAAAGTTGTTCGACTGGATCATCGAGACGTATTGTGCGCTGGGGTCGATGGAGTTGTCCATGATGAACACGGGGATGCCCTGCTCCATGACGCTGTTGGCGACGGCCACAGCGCCTTGGGCGTCCGCGGGGTTGATGACGATGGCGTTGCACCCCTGGGAGACGAGGTCCTCGATGTCGGCCTGCTGTTTGATCATATCGCCGTTTGCGTCAACGGAAACAACGTCGATGCCCTGTGCCTGGCAGGCGGCTTCAAAGGCCTTGCTCTGCGAAACAAAGTAGGGGGACCCCATCGTCTGCATTGACAGACCGATCTTCAGATCGCCGGAGATGGTCTGACCGCCGGATTGCTGGTCTCCGCCGTCGGGAGCCTGGGTGTCGCCGCAGCCGGTCAGCAGACCGAGCAGCATGACGGCGGCGAGTGCGAGTGCGAGCAGCGTGGTTTTCTTCATGATTAACCCTCCTAAAAATGTGTATGGTATGAGTGCGTGGCACTCCAATACCCGTGGGGGATGGGGGGATCGGCGCGCTGTGCGGGGGCGCCTACAGCGCGTCCTTCCGTTTGCCGCTTTGCAGCAGCGCGGCCAAAATGATGATGGCGCCCTTGATGATCTGTTGGGGATACGAAGGGATGTTCATCAGATTCATGATGTTCCCGATGAGACCCAAAATCAGCACGCCCATCAGGGTGTTGAGGGCGGTGCCGGAACCGCCGGTCAGGCTGGCGCCGCCAATGACGACGGCCGCGATGGCGTCGAGTTCCAACCCCTCGCCGAACTGAGCGGAGCCGACCGCGGCCCGGGAGGCACTGATCACGCCGCCGAGGGCGCAG containing:
- a CDS encoding substrate-binding domain-containing protein — translated: MKKTTLLALALAAVMLLGLLTGCGDTQAPDGGDQQSGGQTISGDLKIGLSMQTMGSPYFVSQSKAFEAACQAQGIDVVSVDANGDMIKQQADIEDLVSQGCNAIVINPADAQGAVAVANSVMEQGIPVFIMDNSIDPSAQYVSMIQSNNFAIGTLVGEWLARKFGNEEIRIGMLSGNEGNLLGVDRRIGVVKGIVETQLASSNRTNFRFLTQGWGGWNQEDGLAAAESMLTAAPDINVIVAENDSMGLGAVIALENAGRSDVVVVGIDGQKESLALVQSGQYGASGLNDPVGVANLTLDTIIRYQNGDKNIPKLINTEPAVITSDNVAQYYNPNSDF